Genomic DNA from Hyperolius riggenbachi isolate aHypRig1 chromosome 10, aHypRig1.pri, whole genome shotgun sequence:
tggtgtgccttttttagcggtttttatccattattgctccaggaaaaatccaatatggccgccggctcatatcccttctgcttccgggttatgagttgttctggatgtgcggtctaggctatatgagactaggctactgtctaggctatatgagaaaggctgctgcagcctttcatctgtgtgctttcattttggtatgaaatactcagaccggcccatctggcaccaacaaccatgccacgctcaaaattgcttaaatcacctttatttcccattctgacattcagtttggagttcaggagattgtcttgaccaggaccacacccctaaatgcattgaagcagctgccatgtgattggttgattagataattgcattaataagaaattgaacaggttttcttaataatcctttaggtgagtgtaaatgCGGTTCTGTTAAAATAATTTGTTCATTTGATTTATAATAGGCAGTCCTCCCCCAGGACCTGTGCCAAAGGGGTACGTTCGACTTTACAGTATGAGATTCTCACCCTTTGCCCAGAAAGTACTACTAGTCCTGATCTCCAAGGGAATCAAGTAAGTAATGTTACTATTTGAGATGAATAGTGTAGCGGATGTATGACAAGTTTAATGATGAGGTATatttgtaagtctctgattgatagtgtgagagatatggaggctgccattttgccagttgcctgactgtcctgtgaTCTCTTTGACTTCAGTGGTGTCTTAGTCAtacacctcaaacaagcatgtggcGAGTATGGTCACATTGCCTGAGCTGTATGCCCATTCTGTAGGAACCGGAATTGTTAATATTATGgatgctgccatctttatttccttatagacagtgccagttgcctgactgccaTGCTGAGCTGAAGGCTTTGgatgtttttgagtcacacaccttcaACAAACATGCATGCAGTCAAGGCATcagctctgcatgctcattctgggctgacttaaagaggcagagcatcagcaaagaagtcaggcaactgtctatgttagagaatgaagatggtagCCTCTGTgttcatctcacttcaggtttcatttaaagtattggaggcagaggatcatcaggatagtcaggcaatacACTTTGTTTAAAAGGGtagaaatatggtagcctccatatctttcttaCTTTAAAGTTAATTTAACTGGGTAATCTGTAAAACTCATTTCCCAAGTCCCACCCATAGAGCCATTGTACGGTAATCCATGCCTTGCAGTGCTGAAGGCTAGTTCAAGCCTGAAACAGTTATTTGCAAGTTAGATTGGTATAATTATGTAAAATTAATAGGTCATACTGTACACCAGCGGCTGTAGATGTGTATAAATGGAAAAAGAGGAGCGCACTGTCGTGTGTTCTGCCTGGAGCAGCGCTTTAAAAATGGAAAATTAAACCCCTTTTGTAAAGGCTTAGATGGAGAGTAAATTGGTTATAACCACTGTCACTTTTTATTGCTGCCTGTGTGGCTGTTGTGGAGCTTTGTGTTCACCTCTGGTTTTGAGACGGTGGTCTTGATGACAAGAAGCCAGGAAATGTCttgccatttaaccacttgaggacccaccctttacccccccttaaggaccagcgctatttgatgggatctgtgctgggtgggctctgcagcccccagcacagatcagcgggcacgcagagcgatcagatcgccccccttttttcccccctatggtgatgatgatgtgcagggggggtctgatcgctcctgctggtggcatgttgcggggggggggggcacctcaaagcccccctccctctcctacctgtccccccagtgatccgggctgcacaggacgctatccgtcctgtgcagccagtgacaggacgtcctctgtcacatggcggcgatccccggccgctgattggccggggatcgccgatctgccttacggcgctgctgcgcagcagcgccgtacaatgtaaacaaagcggattatttccgcttgtgtttacatttagcctgcgagccgccatcggcggcccgcatgctattcacggagccccccgccgtgaattgacaggaagcagccgctcgagcgagcggctgcttcctgattaatcagcctgcagctggcgacgcagtactgcgtcgctggtcctgcagctgccactttgccgacgcacggtataagcgtgcgttcggcaagtggttaagacaatAACAATATTGACAGTCTGGCCACAGATTCAATCCTTACTTATGCTTTCTAAAACTGAGAAAATAGGATTTAACTGCAAATAATGAGATGATGTTGCTGGACACTGGAGTAACTGGACAATGAATAGAAATCAAACTTGGGCACAGCATGCCTACATTTCATTCTTGGGTTTTCTCTTAATAGGCATGAAGTGGTGAACATCAATCTGAAGAACAAACCAGATTGGTTTGCTGAGAAGAGTCCTACGGGTCAAATCCCTTGCCTGGAGACCGCTGATGGGAAGCTGATCTTTGATTCATCAATTATTTGTGAATACCTAGATGATGCCTTTTCTGGAACGAAGCTGACCCCATCTGATCCCTATAAGAAGGCACAACAGAGGATGTTGATTGAACAGTTCTCAGCGGTATGTGTTATAAAGCGTATATATGAACACTCTCATTACAGGATTCCTTCAGTTctttctgcagagatttccacattaataaagcggaatataaccctgcatttcaactttgctctaaaacattatttacagtatattatatgcaaccagcatttttttttttttactagaccagcatttgaagggttacacagagttttaaagttcctggaaagaactgcagacacatccgaagctcagatagatacatttatgtaaacaaaatgtatctaagtgttgaatgttacacactttggctgtcctccagctcagtcagagagagtgagtcacattcaacacttagatacatttatgtaaacaaaatgtatctttctgagcttcggatgcgtctgcagaaatctcctggaactttaaaactctgtgtaacccttccaatgctggtctagtaaaaaaaaaaaatgctggttgcatataatatactgtaaataatgttttagagcaaagttgaaatgcagggttatattccgctttaagtaaaccTGCACTCTGCAGACCTGATTCAGTTGAGTTTTCTCTCAGGAGATGTTTCTTCATCTTATAtacaaaataccttttcagcaacTAGCAAgttaaaaacaatattaaaatataGGAAAAGTAATATCAGACTGAAGTGGATTGAAACATAAAAAatagatacctcagtagagggataaTCCAGAGACTTCTCGTATCAACCTTGAACTCACCTGATCGGATATGTTCTTGTGGATGCTctcccctccatgtacaagcACAGCCATACTTCACTTCACTTATACAAgcagtacactgactactttacattgtatcaaagtgtcatatctagtGATGGTAATGTCTGTTGTCtggtaggagaactcatggagaagcatctatcagctgatcaaacaaatccagtggcggctccagcgtcagatttttgggggggctcaaaaggggctCAATGGCTGGAAGGCGGGGCtcatgccgaaaaatgggtgtggtcatgcaacagaatgtgggcgtggttatgggtgggccaaatatacatgaccttagcagtggtgtaaaaactctgccagggaagtttgagctctgccagtgTTTCCcctcaaaatacatgtaatctaacagcatttcaccaaaaatacacataatctggcaaaggttcctccaaaatacagataatatggcagtggttcccccaaaatagacaatctggcaacagcgttccccccaaaatacataatcTATGGTAAAAATTAGTCAATCTTGAGGCCTCCAAGTAatgagaaatgcagcaaacacAAGGCCTCAAAGCAATGAGAAATGCAGCAAACGTGAGGCCTCCAAGAAataacaaatgcagcaatcataaGACTTCCAAGTAGTAACAAacgtagcaatcatgaggcctccaactaaTGACAAAATTCTGCAACCATGAGGCTTTGTAATgacaaatacagtacaataactGAGGCCTCTAAGTAATGACAAAATAAGCAATCATGAGTCCTCTAAGTTTAAAATGCACATCAATATATTTCCACACACAGTAGGGGGTAGACAGAgacagagggtgggcagagaggtggaaagagacagagggagagagagagtgtgcagaagGAGAAAGGCAGTGGGGAGatagggtgggcagagagggggaaagagacacaggggggagagaggTTGGGCAGAGAGgcggaaagagacagagggggagagagggtgggcagagaggtggagagagacagagggggagagagggtggccagagaggtggaaagagacagagggggagagagggtgggcagggaggtggaaagagacagatggggagagagagtgggcagggaggtggaaagagacagagaaggagagagggtgggcagggaggtggaaagagacaaagggggagagagggtgtgcagagaggtggaaagacaaagggggagagagggtgtgcagagaggtggaaagacagagggggagagagggtgggcagagaggtggaaagagacagagggggagagagggtgggctcctctgaggacagtcagtgacatgactatgtactctgtaatgtgctgcagaagatgtcagtgctgtataaatacataataataatatggtaggacattagactatgaatatggtggtactaggattagattgtaagctcctcagtgacatgactatgtactctgtaaacggATGCAGAGGGTGTCAGTGCTaccataagcaacagcataataaccttttaagaaatacatttctctcAGAGTCTGTCAGAATCACTCAACACTCACCCCTCACTAGGCCTTGGCTTGGAATGCTGTTGCCTGTGTGGCTGTGGTGTGCCTGGCCTTATCTCTCTCTGGCTGGCCTGGAGTCTGGTGGTCGGATCGATGGCGGCAGCGGGCCTGACCCCCGTTCATAGTTGCTCTCGCTGCCTGGCTGCTGGAGCTGGCAGGGCCTATGGCTTGCCGGCGCTGCTCCTCCGAGTCTCCCACTCTGTCTCCCTCCTCGCTAGGCATCGCGGTGGACAGGGTTTCCCTTGGTGGCTCGTggctgctgggctggcctgggctGCTTGGTTTGCTGGCGCTTCTCGTCCTCCTCGCTCGTGACTGGCTGCTGAGCCGGGCTGCTCAGCCCTCTTATTGGGCAGCAGAGAAAGGCGATCAGTCATTGGCCGAAGGGGGAGAGGTGGGaggctgagggaggggggaacgaAGCGCAGCATGGCGCGGCACACATGCGCAAAAGAGATTATTTAAATTTATGACTTTGACGGACACATGCCCAGGAAATACGGGCAATATGGACAGCGggtttttgaggttttttttactgacagtccGTATAaatacggacgcttggcaaccctggcGCTGAGCACTCTGCACTTTACTCGGACTCAAGCTGGccatggtgggaggggggggcttTAATGGGGGCTGACCACAtgacagctggggctgaagcctgggtaagccccagtgtagcgccgccactgaacaaatcacatgcttctccatgagttctcctagacatgactgcTAGCCATATCTTcaatgttgtcccatgaaaagatataataaaatatttacaaaaatgtgagatatACTCACTTGAGTTTAGATACTGTAAGCAGAAAAGTATTAAGATGAAAAAGGGCCCTACGAAAGATAGCAGTTTTtccactgctgatggtcacctggcttttttttattgAGATTTGGTGTGGGCTAGCATCAACTAGGCCCCTAGACTTTgcccaggccctaggcagctgcctaggtttgctTTGTGGATGATACGGCTCTGACTGTAAGAGCATGGCAGAAATGAGATCGAAGAAAGAAACATTTAGCAAAGGTTCTCTTGAGTACTTATCCTTGCGGCGGGCAGTTATGCGCAGGGCGAGCCATATGACTGCTcttcctgctgccgctaaactccctggCGGCATCAAATAGTATTCcacctctgagttgtagcaactcggtgaGAGATGTAATTAGGCGTCTGGCACCTGATGGAGCCACGAATTACCGTTACGCGGGGAGTGCAGCATAGCATTGtcgctatgacggcgcccagctttGGCACATGGCGCAGCATGCCAAAAAACTGCTTTGTGTTTACTTTATAGTCAGCCTCTAAAAATACAAATTCATCCATAAAATTACCTAAAATAACCGCTGCAAATGTGAAAATGAACCAGTTACTATTGTGGCCTTTGTCTGTGGgagctgctatactgggctaccccccagtgttgccaaccgcccgtaaatttacgggcagcccgtaaatttTGATGCAAATTAAGCTGCCCATGAATTCcgcaaggaattcagcagcgtccgtaagggcGGCCGGTCGGCCGCCCGctctgttgcaggaggacagcagcgcagtggaggaagagctgtgagcagcagtggagaaggggggcaatctccccccccccttccctcaccttagtgctctccctccctcgctaatCGCTATCCCCTCCTGAACTAGTGCTGACTGAGTGGCTGgctgcgggcgggacttaccttctgtctcgctccaagcgccggaagttctgctgctctggtctggatcagcgaCGAGACgcagcaggtaagttccgctcgctgccaGCCACTCAGTCAGCACTACTTCAGGAGGGGATAGCGattagcgagggagggagagcactaaggtgagggaaggggggggagattgcccccttctccaccactgatgccacagctctccctccactgcgctgctgtcttcctgctgggggggggggtcacctggctacctactgtgggcacatatactgggcacatataaccctgactacatatactggggacatatacctgcctacatatactgggcacatatacccctggctacatacactgggcacatatacctctggctacatatactggggacatatacccctgactacatatactgggcacatatacccctgactacatatactgggcacatatacccctggctacatatactgggcacatatacccctggctacatatactgggcacatatacccctggctacatatactgggcacatataaccctggctacatatactgggcacatatacccctggctacatatactgggcacatatacctctggctacatatactggggacatatacctgcctacatatactggggacatatacacctgcctacatatactgggcacatatacccctgactacatatactgggcacatatacccctgactacatatactgggcacatatacccctggctacatataatgggcacatatacctctggctacatatactggggacatatacttgcctacatatactggggacatataccactgcctatatatactggagacatatacccctggctacatatactggccacatatacctctggctacatatactggggacatatacctgcctacatatactggggacatatacacctgcctacatatactgggcacatatacctctggctacatatacttggcacatatacccctgactacatatactgggcacatatacccctggctacatatcctgggcacatatacccctggctacaatatactgggcacatatacccctgcctacgtatactgggcacatatacccctggctatatatactgggcacatatacctctggctacatatactgggcacatatatccctgcctacatatactggggacatatacccctgcctacatgtactgggcacatatacccctggctacatatactggagacatatacctctggctacatatactggtcacatatatctgctggctacatatactgaggacactggctgtttgccattatgtgcatttgctggtgaaaagctgtctcttatgtgcatttactggtgaaaagctgtctcttattatgtgcatttactggtgaaaagctgtctcttattatgtgcatttactggtgaaaagctttctcttattatgtgcatttgctggtgaaaagctgtctcttattatgtgcatttactggtgaaaagctgtctctcattacgtgcatttactggtgaaaggctgtctgtcgttACGTgcctttactggtgaaaggctgtctcttatgtgcatttactggtgaaacgctgtcttttatgtgcatttagtggggaaacgctgtctctcattatgtgcatttacttgccatgcccactttcgtcgccaaatttcctcgaacatgttgcccctaCCCGTTTGACTGCCCcctatatgtgccagtctagaaccggccctgtatccctgcctacatatacccctggctacctgttctggggacatctctccccctggctacctgttctggggacatctatacccctggccacctattctggggacacctatagacctggggctacctatttttggggaaccactgctgtcagattaagtgtattttggggaactgctgccagattatgtgtatgttgggggaattgctgccagattacatctattttttgggaaccactgccatattatctgtattttggaagaacctctgccagattacgtggatttttggtgaaatgctgtaagattacatatattttgggggaagggggggggactatggcagagctcaaacttccctggcagaccttttacagcaatactaaaatcatgtatatttggctgcacccatgaccacgcccacattctgttgcgtgaccacgcctATTTTTTCGGCACGGCGCgggggattttgtcagtaaaaaaaaaaaaatgtcagtaaatttttaggtatttgtcagtaaaaaataacgtgaaaggttggcaacactgctaccTCCTGATGGCAGAATTCACATCTTCTACCTAATAATTTGTACTGTACATGTGCCTATACACCCTTCCACCTCTCTTTCCATGCATAGTGTTTGTGTTAAGTTAGCCATAATTGGGTGATTTTTCTGCTGATTAGTTGTATATTCAGGATGCTATGACCCATTTATGGTCGCCTTTGTAGATGAGACTATCCTCCTCTATTGAAATTTCaataactactcttagttacataaaagaacatttgtaaGCACTCCAAGCATTTTCTGATCCCTGTGTGTAAAAttggttattttcactgcagagagcagtagaagcttgcttatctttGTCATCGGCAAAGGCAAGAATTTCCCTATGCTTGTGTCTTtactctgcccccctccctctgctgaatagccACATCGCTCTGGCAACAGCTGAGTTACTTCAGTAGGAAACGagagggcagagtgaagacactggcacagtaatggcccatacttacGGGCTACTTTTgtagcctgtcgctagcacacgggagcgtgtgcgcgacagttcggcgacaactcgtcgccaggtccctccgcatacacacacgGAAGAAGGATTAGtgaagcgacggaagctgtcgccgacgttcctcctccccgccGGAAGCGGCGTGAATTCTctattggttgctgtcgctagtccgcatacacacgcggactagcgacggttgcggcggcaactgtcgccatgcgattgaccgcgccaatcacctggtgacagcagcgacgagcgacggtttggggtgcgcgcctcatactcacgggcgacctgttgccgcaacacgcgcgtgccatgtggttgcggcgacaattgtagcccgtgagttagGGCCATaagattcttgcctttgccgaTGACCAGAGATAATCAAGCCTGTACTGGTCTCTGCAATGAAAAGAAATAATTTTACACACAGATTGCTTTCAAATGtacttttatgtaactaagagtagtaaCTGAAATTTTGTGAGTAAAATCCCACTTTAATGGGATGAGCCATATTTTGCCTCCAAAATAAAAGCAGTTTGCATGTGCCAGTTCTGAATAACAGAGATGGGATATCACTGTTGCACAAGTTGTGATGGACAACAAATGAAGCGAGCTGCCTGTCCCATGCACTCcttacaggagagaaggaaagatAAATTGGGCCCAGGCTACTTTCATATCCCTCCGAGTACAGCTATAAGGGAGAGAGGAAGCAAACTATCTAGCAAGGCACAGGAAATAAAGAAAAGAGTGGCACTTTAAGTTGCGCTCAACAAGCCAAATTACCCAACAGAAATTACCCTGTGTGACCTGTAATTCTGGCTACATGTAAAACAAGCCAGTGAGAACTCACAGCTAGCGGTTCTGATCAGTTTGCTGTGCCCAGAACAAACCTATAGTCCTAATTCCTGATTTGTCACCAGCATGATACAGATTGTCATACAGCAGCATAGTACAACCGTGTATtcacatgtatatgtatgtactgtatattatatcaTTTTTCAAAATGAAAATGAGCAGCATTTATTGTTGGAAGCTGTCTTGGCACATTATATCCTCTTTGAGTTTTGCAATGCCTGCATCCTTGTTGGGGAATCAAAATGCCAGTCAAAATGTTATGGTGGCATTGTGATTACTTTGCAATCGAGGTCACATTCCTTTCATGCCTGAAAGCTGTTTTCCATTTCTTGTTGTATTTTTCAGGCCCCTGGAGCCTTTTTCAAGATTGTGGGTGGAATGAGAAATAATGAAGATGTCACTGAATATAAGATACAGTTCTTGGAGACATTCGAAAAACAGGATGAGGTAAAAATACATAATGAAAGTTCACTATTGGAGCCTATTAATGAATAGTGATGATCTCAAATttcacataccgtatttttcaccgtataagatgcactttttctccccaaaaatagGGGGgggaaagtccctgcgtcttatacggcaaaggcagggaattcccgacttaTAATTGCCCGCCGATACggaccgcgacccgccgccacgtcgggaattccctgcctgtgtggctgCACCCGATGTatgcctctgcccgctccccatgcctgtaatgtgtccgGCGTGTGTAATATGTTCCCTGCCGCTGTGTGCCCGATCTCTGCGTGCCCCCGCTAGTGTataatatgcctgctcccccgcctgccttatctccctcTCCTATGTGgttgctggcccccccgggtgttaatctgcagcggcttacctctcCGCCTTGCCCGTgaggattggagacctccttcacagccgcgcatctcgctctagtgatcggcatgtggtGATTGCGTCATTgtcacatgccgatcactagagcgagatgcacggctgtgaaggaggtctccaatcctcgTGGGCAAGGCGgagaggtaagccgctgcagattaacacccgggggggccagcaaccacatgggggagggagataaggcgGGGAGCGGGCATATTATACACTCGCGGGGGCACGCAGAGATCAGGTACACAGCGGGAGGGAACATATTACACACGCcggacacattacaggcatggggagcgggcagaggcatACATCGGGTGCAGCcacaatttacacacacacatgggggacacaggcacatggggcaggcatgagggacacatagaggacacggcaggcatgggtgacacaggggacacatgggggacaaaggcacatggggcaggcatgagggacacacagaggacacatgggacatgcatggttgccacagaggacacatggggcaggtatggGTGACACAGAGAACACATAGGGCAAGcatatagggcaggcatgggtgacaaagggcacatggagcatgtatgagggacacacagatgacacatggggtatgcatgggtgacacagagaacacatggggcatgcatgggtgacacatggggcaggtatgggggacacagaggacacat
This window encodes:
- the LOC137536137 gene encoding glutathione S-transferase omega-1-like, which codes for MSSSQKSLGQGSPPPGPVPKGYVRLYSMRFSPFAQKVLLVLISKGIKHEVVNINLKNKPDWFAEKSPTGQIPCLETADGKLIFDSSIICEYLDDAFSGTKLTPSDPYKKAQQRMLIEQFSAAPGAFFKIVGGMRNNEDVTEYKIQFLETFEKQDEMFGRNKTPFLTGDTASMVDYMLWPWFERFVLAGMPGFMDKTPHIKAWYDRMMQRPAVKATYIKPEVFMGFIQLYHQNDVKAVDYGLD